Genomic DNA from Leptospirillum ferriphilum:
GCCTGACCGCGGAGAACGTGACATCTCTCTTCCAGGATTACGATGTCATCGTTGACGGTTCCGACAATTTCGGTACGCGTTATGTGGTCAACGATGCCGCGTTCTTCCTGAAAAAACCTCTGGTTTCGGGTTCGATTCTGCGCTTTGAAGGCCAGGTTGTCGTCCTGGAAGGATATCGATCAACCCCCTGTTATCGATGTCTGTATCCCGAAGCGCCGCCGCCCGGTCTCGTTCCGTCCTGTTCGGAAGCCGGGGTGCTGGGAGTCCTTGGCGGAACGATCGGAACATTGCAGGCGGTCGAAGTCATAAAGATCATTCTTGGTCTGGGAGACGTCCTGAATGATCGGCTCCTGATCTATGATGCCCTGTCAATGAGCTTCCGGAAAGTCCGGGTTCCCAAGGATCCCAACTGTCCCCTTTGCGGGAAGAATCCCTCCATCCGGACGGTCAGCGGTTCCACCGATTGGGCCTGTTCGATCTGATGGAAGGTGAATTTTCCGGGTTGACTTTCCCTCTGGGTCTCTATGACGCGATCATCGCGCATGCCCGTTCTGTTTTTCCTGAGGAATGCTGTGGACTTGTGGCGGGACCGGCCGGCGGTGGTCCCATCCGCGTCATTCCAATGGAAAACGCCCTTCATTCACCCGTCCGTTATGAAATGAATCCGAAAGAACAGTTTCAGGTCCAGAAAAATCTGCGTCGGGAAGGTCTTGAGATGTGGGCGATCTACCACTCCCACCCTGTGACCCGGCCTTATCCCTCGGAGACGGATATTCGTCTGGCATTTTATCCCGAACTGTACTATCTTTTGACCTCGCTGGCGGAGGATCCGCCCCCGTTAAAAGCCTACACTATTCAGAACGGAGTCGTGCGAGAAATTCCCTTAAGGGTGTTGCCAGGAGAAGCTTAGTGGGCCGAAAAATCCTTGTCATTGAAGATGAGGCAGATATCGTCACACTGCTGAAACACTATTTTCTCCAGGAACATTTTGAGGTGACGACAACCGGCAATGGTCTGGAAGGGCTCTCTCTGGCACGGACCCTTCATCCGGACCTGATCGTGCTGGATTTGATGCTCCCGGGACTGGATGGTCTCTCCATCAACCGGAGTCTGAAGAAAGACCCGTTGACCTCCGGAATCCCTGTGGTGATTCTGACGGCGAAATCGGATGAGACAGACAGGATCGTGGGGCTCGAACTCGGAGCGGATGACTATATCGTCAAACCGTTCAATCCCAAGGAGCTCCTGGCCAGAATCAAGGCGATACTGAGACGCACCGAACAGGAACCGGCCCAGCGTCCGGAACGTTTTTCCGCAGCCGGGGTGGTTCTGGATATCGCCCGCCACGAGGCCCGCGCAGGAGATACGCTTCTGGATCTGACCGCCAAGGAGTTTTCCCTCCTTTTGGCTCTTGTCAAGAACTCCGGCCGTGTTCTGGACCGGCAGATGCTTCTCGATCTTGTCTGGGGAGCCGACTACGAAGGGACCGACCGGACCGTGGACGTCCACATCCGACGCCTCCGGAAAAAGCTCGGCGCCTATCAGGATCGTGTTCAGACGGTGAAACAGATCGGTTATAAATTTATGGACAGGGAAGACTTCTAGGAGGACGTCGATGGGCTTGCGCCTGTTCTTCCTCCTCTGTATCCTGGCCGCTTTTTTTGCAGGCTGGGCGGTCGGGACGATTCCCTCACCGGAAAAGGCTTTCTGGGCTGGAGTCGGTTCTCTGGGCATCATCGTTCTTGCCGGGATTCTCGCCTACCGGAAAACATCGAAACAAATCCTGTCCTTTCTTTCGCGACCCGAAATGACTCATTTTCTGAGTTGGGCCACCGATCTCCTCGACCCTCTTTACGAAGGCACCGTCCGGCTTTACAGGGATCGCGAAGAGGCCTCCCGGAAGCTCAAGGAGGCCTCTTCGCGCTTCGCGGCGGTCATGGACCATATGGAAGAGGGAGTTGTCGTGACGGACCTGAAGGGGAAGATCCTTTTGGTCAACCGGGCATTTTTTCGGTTCTTCAAGGTGGAAGGGGATGTTCGGGGAGAATCTTTTGGCCTTCTGGCGCGAAAAACCGGAATCAACGACTTGATCGAAGATGTTCTTCAGAACCGCAGAAGCGTTCAGAAGGAAGTCACGTTCTCAGAGACGACACCCGCGAGGACGTGGAGCCTGGTCGGAACAACCGCGCGGGGTTCGGGGGAAACAGATGTGTTCGGGATTTTTCTCCTGTTCGACCTGACGGACATCCGGCAACTCGAACGGATCCGGAAAGATTTCGTCGCGAACGTCTCCCATGAGATCCGAACCCCCCTGACATCGATCCGTGGTTTTGCCGAAGCCCTGCACGACGGGGGAATCAACGATCCCAAAACGGCACGGGAATTTTCAGGGATTATCCTGTCGCATGCCGAAAGACTGGGGAATATTGTTTCCGATCTCTTGCACCTGTCAGAACTGGAAACGGGAAAAGCCATCATGCGGTATGGAAGTGTGTCTCTCTCACGCCAGATCGCCCATATCCGGGATGTCTATGCCGATCATGCCAGGAAAAAAGGCATCCGTTTCATTGTCCAGCTTCCCGAGGAGACACTGACATACGAGACAGACGAGGGAAAGATGGACCTGGTTCTGGGAAATCTCGTCGACAATGCACTCAAGTACACCCCGGAAGGAGGGGAAGTCTTTTTTGGCGGGTGGAGGGAGGGCGATGCGATCGTGTTCGAAGTCCGGGATTCAGGGGTTGGCATTCCGAGAACGGAAGTGGACCGGATCTTCGAACGGTTCTATCGTGTCGACCGGGCCCGATCCCGGGAAATGGGCGGGACCGGGCTCGGGCTGTCGATCGTTCGCCATATTCTTGAAATTTTGCAGGGAACAGTGCGCGTGACCAGTTCGCCCGGTCAAGGTTCAACCTTTCTTGTCCGGGTTCCCTCCCGGGAACCTTCCCCTTCAGGAATTCCGGCAGGGACTAAATGAGTCCCCATCCTCTTGCGCTGTCTTCCATGATCCGTTCAAGGGAGGAACGGGAGGGGAACCATGGGAGGGTCTGCCGCGCACGGGTTCCGCTGGCGACAAGCATGGAGACGTCGCCGGGCCTCCGGGCTTCGATGCGGTAGGGGACTTTTTTGCCGGTGACTTTTTCTGCAGTCCGTATGACGTCGAGCACGGAATGCCCCTGTCCCGTGCCCAGGTTGAATGTGCCCGAAATTTCCCCTTTCAGGAGACGTTTGAGGGCAACCAGGTGAGCCTCCGCAAGATCCATGACGTGGATGTAGTCGCGGACGCCCGTTCCATCCGGTGTGGGGTAGTCGTTTCCGAACACCCGGAGAGAGGGGATGCGGCCGGCAATGGCATCGAGCACCGCCGGAATCAGGTGGGAACGTGGAATCGCATGAGAGACGAGGCCGTAGGACGGTTCCAGTGCGGCGGCATTAAAGTAGCGGAAAATGACAGAGGACACGCCGAAGGCGTGGCGGCATGCCTCGACAAGTCTTTCCGCTGCGGCCTTTGTTTCGCCGTAAGGGTTTTGCGGGTCGATCCGGTCTTCCTCGGTAATGGGACCGTCGCTCTTTGGGGAATAAACGGCTGCCGTGGAGCTCAAAATCAGGTTCCGGACGCCGAATGACCGCATGGTTTCCAGAATCCGGAGCGTGCCGTTCAGGTTGTTGTCCCAGTATTTGAGAGGATCCTGGACGGATTCCCCGACTTCGATCGCGGCCGCAAAATGGATGACCGCCTCGATCGGATAATGGGAAAAAAGAGAGGTGAGAGCACGGGGGTCGCGAATGTCTCCCACGACGAGGGGGGCGCCTGTCTGGACGGCCACTTCTTTGGTTCCATGCGAGAGATTGTCCAGAATGACGGTTTCAAACCCGTTTTCGATCAGAACGCGGACCATGTGGGATCCGATATAGCCGGCCCCGCCAGTGACAAGAATCATACAGCCTCCCCGAAATTTCTGTTGGTTGGAAAACGACAGAATTATAGGATACTCACAAAGCAAATCCAATGCCGGAGGAAAGACTTTGTCAGAGGAGATGTGTTGAACTGGGGGGCCGAGTTGGGGTATCAAGATATTCGGGAGAAGTCTTCCAGAAGTCTCTCTGTCTCCCGGAAGGTACAGGGAGACAACAACGTTCAGTGGGTCGGGCCCGGTTCTTTCCTGTGTTTTGCGAAAAGTTCCATGGGACCGGGAATGCGATTTCCTTTCCGCGATCCAGCCCGTTTTCTCATCGTCCAAAACATTCGAGGCGTCAGACGTGACGGCTGATTGCGGGTCCATGACCCGGACAACCCTTCGCTCTCTTTTTCTTGGAACGCATGTCTCCATCCGGGGGGGCCTCGTCTTGTCGCTCGAGCGCGGAGAAACCCTGGGGTGCGGATCGATTCAGATCTTTTCCCATTCGTCCCGGACGTGGGACCTTCCCTCCATTCCGGACGGAGAGGTCCATGCGTTTGTTTCCCGCCA
This window encodes:
- a CDS encoding M67 family metallopeptidase — translated: MTFPLGLYDAIIAHARSVFPEECCGLVAGPAGGGPIRVIPMENALHSPVRYEMNPKEQFQVQKNLRREGLEMWAIYHSHPVTRPYPSETDIRLAFYPELYYLLTSLAEDPPPLKAYTIQNGVVREIPLRVLPGEA
- the moeB gene encoding molybdopterin-synthase adenylyltransferase MoeB, with the translated sequence MEFREDQIERYSRHIILKEVGGSGQKKLLQSKVLIIGAGGLGSPVALYLAAAGVGTLALADMDNVDLSNLQRQILHSTKTVGKPKVLSAHETLTAMNPDVRVVPIQERLTAENVTSLFQDYDVIVDGSDNFGTRYVVNDAAFFLKKPLVSGSILRFEGQVVVLEGYRSTPCYRCLYPEAPPPGLVPSCSEAGVLGVLGGTIGTLQAVEVIKIILGLGDVLNDRLLIYDALSMSFRKVRVPKDPNCPLCGKNPSIRTVSGSTDWACSI
- the galE gene encoding UDP-glucose 4-epimerase GalE is translated as MILVTGGAGYIGSHMVRVLIENGFETVILDNLSHGTKEVAVQTGAPLVVGDIRDPRALTSLFSHYPIEAVIHFAAAIEVGESVQDPLKYWDNNLNGTLRILETMRSFGVRNLILSSTAAVYSPKSDGPITEEDRIDPQNPYGETKAAAERLVEACRHAFGVSSVIFRYFNAAALEPSYGLVSHAIPRSHLIPAVLDAIAGRIPSLRVFGNDYPTPDGTGVRDYIHVMDLAEAHLVALKRLLKGEISGTFNLGTGQGHSVLDVIRTAEKVTGKKVPYRIEARRPGDVSMLVASGTRARQTLPWFPSRSSLERIMEDSARGWGLI
- a CDS encoding sensor histidine kinase, whose product is MGLRLFFLLCILAAFFAGWAVGTIPSPEKAFWAGVGSLGIIVLAGILAYRKTSKQILSFLSRPEMTHFLSWATDLLDPLYEGTVRLYRDREEASRKLKEASSRFAAVMDHMEEGVVVTDLKGKILLVNRAFFRFFKVEGDVRGESFGLLARKTGINDLIEDVLQNRRSVQKEVTFSETTPARTWSLVGTTARGSGETDVFGIFLLFDLTDIRQLERIRKDFVANVSHEIRTPLTSIRGFAEALHDGGINDPKTAREFSGIILSHAERLGNIVSDLLHLSELETGKAIMRYGSVSLSRQIAHIRDVYADHARKKGIRFIVQLPEETLTYETDEGKMDLVLGNLVDNALKYTPEGGEVFFGGWREGDAIVFEVRDSGVGIPRTEVDRIFERFYRVDRARSREMGGTGLGLSIVRHILEILQGTVRVTSSPGQGSTFLVRVPSREPSPSGIPAGTK
- a CDS encoding response regulator transcription factor; the protein is MGRKILVIEDEADIVTLLKHYFLQEHFEVTTTGNGLEGLSLARTLHPDLIVLDLMLPGLDGLSINRSLKKDPLTSGIPVVILTAKSDETDRIVGLELGADDYIVKPFNPKELLARIKAILRRTEQEPAQRPERFSAAGVVLDIARHEARAGDTLLDLTAKEFSLLLALVKNSGRVLDRQMLLDLVWGADYEGTDRTVDVHIRRLRKKLGAYQDRVQTVKQIGYKFMDREDF